CGATGGCCAGGTCGCGCCAGACCGAGAACTGCAGGACGCGGCCTTCGGTCATGCTGCCAGCCTTGCGAACAGGGCATCCGGGGCGGGCCAGGATACGCCCGCGGCAGCCGCCGTATCGGCCAGCACCGCCTCCAGCGTCGCCCAGGCGGTCTCGTCGTGCTGCAGGTGATGTGTCAGCAGACCGACCGGTCCCGGCAGGCGGCCCGTGACGCGGGCGTCGATCGCATCGGCCAGCGCGGCCGCCACGTCGGGGTAGGGCCGGCCCTCCCGGCGGCGCCAATCCATCAGGTCGACCTCCGGATTGAGCTGATACAGCCCTGTGCCGGCCGCCTCGGCCCGCGTGCCGAAGGTCGACAGGGCTGCGAAGCCCGCCCACCGCAGACCCTGCACAACGGGTGCGTCGATCCGGTTCCAGGGCGGGACGAGGAGCGGGAGCGCCCTGCCTGGAAACCGTCGGGCCAGAACGTGCCGTGCGTTCTTCAGCGCGGCGAGGAGCGGTTGCGCCGCGCTGTCGTCGGCGGCCACGAGTTCCTGCTTCTTCTGCCCTGCCGCCGCCCGGTTCGCGTGCGCAATGCCGTGTACCGCGACCGCCACGCCCTGCGCCTCGGCAAGGGCCTCCGCGAGAGAATCGTCCACGCGGTCCGGTATGACCGCCAGCACGACCGGCAGGCCGTACCTCCGGGCGAGGGCGAGCAGGCGGTCGAGCGCGCCGCTACCCCGTGCCGCATCGTCGTCCCGCCACCAGAGCGCCACGCCGCCCGACCGGGCTGCATCCTGCAGGGCTCTGGCAAGCCGGGGGTCGGTCATGTCGGGCCTGCCCTCAGCTGTCCCGCGCCGAGCCGATGCGGTCGCGCACCCATCGCGCCGTCACCTCCGCGCCGTCGAGGCGGGCGTCGACCTTCGGCGGCGGTGGCCCGGCCAGCGCGCCGTCGATGGCGCGCGCAAGGTCAGCCGCCTCGATCCCCTTCTCGTGCACGACGGTCACGAGGCCCGCCTGCTCGAAGATCTCGGCCCGCGCCGCCTGCTCGCTTTCCTTGCCGCCGGCGAAGGGCACGATGACCGCACGCACGCCCGTCGCCAGCAGGTCCATCATCGTGTTGTAGCCTGCCTGGCTCACCGACAGCGCGGCATTCGCGAGCAGACCGCGATAGTCGGCCCGCGCGGTCTCGACGATGGTTCCCGGTTGGCGTGCGGCGCGCGCTGCAAAGCCGGCCTGCCAGGCGGGCTCTGCGTTCGTTCCGGTCAGGAAGCGCCAGACGCGGTTGCTGCCCGCGCCGAGTGCGTGGGCGCCGAGTGCGGCCTCGAACAGCGCCTGGCCCATGGCGCCCCCGCCAGCGGCCACGACGATCTCGTCCGCGCCGTCCTGCGTCTCGGGCATGCCCTCGCGTGCGACATAGCCCGTGTAGGTGAGCAGATCGCGCACCTCGGCCGCGGCCGGGTAGCTTGCCTCGAGCGGACTGATGCTCTCGACGCCATGCACCAGCACGGCGTCGAAGAAGGTGCGCGCTGTCTCGATGCTCTGCTCGATCCGCAACGGCTTGGGCGAGGGAATGAGGATGTCGCGGACCGAGGAAACCAGCAGCGGCCGGGGCCGCATCGCGTGGATCCGCTCCACGAAGGGTTCCAGTTCGAACCGCATCTTGTGCCGGCCGAAAGGGAAAAGCTCGGTGATGACAATGTCGGGCCGCGTTTCTTCCAGCGTGTCGAGCAGCGCAGCGGTGCGCCTCTGCTTCCACGCGTCGTCGATGTCGCGGCCTTCCTCGTCGGCAAGCCCCTTGAAGTCCGCGCCCGTGGCGCGCGCCGGGGGAAGCTGGACGAAGCGGGCGCAGCGTACGCCGTGGCCGACGACCGGCAGGCCGCCGGCGACGAAGGTCACCGACAGGCCGATGTCGGTCATCGCTTCGGCCAGCGCCGCGGCGCGGACGTAATGCCCGGTGCCGAGCAGGTGCTGCACATAGATGAGTACGCGTCCGGTCATGCAGGCTGCCTCGGTTCCAGCGGGATATTGGCCTCGACGAGGGAGATCGCGCCATCTGCTTCCAGGCGGAAGAGATGCACCGTCCCGCGTTCCAGGCGGACAGGGGCTTTTTGCGTCATGTCCCAGCCGCTCGCAAGGGCCAGCGCCGCGCGGAGGACTCCCTTGTGGGTGACGACGAAGGCTGTCGCGCGGGCTGCGCCCAGCTCAGCCAGAAGTCCGGAGAGACGTCCCATCACGGCGCGCGGGCGTTCTCCGCCGGGCGGCGAGAGGTCGAGGCCGCGTGCCTCCGCAGCCTTCATCCCTTCGGGATCGGCAGCACGCAGGTCGGCAAGGCGCTTGCCCTCCCACGCGCCCCAGTCGGTCTCGATCAGGCGGGGATCGGTCTCGATATGGCCGGGCCAGAGCAGGCTTGCCGTCTCGACGGCGCGGGCCAGCGGGCTCGCAAGGCATCTCTCGGCGGCTGCGATGCGTGCCGGCAGTTGCAGAGACCGCAGCGCGGCGGTCGACGCGGGCGTCAGCGGTACGTTCTGCCGTCCCTGGATCAGGTTGCGGTCGTTCCATGCGGTCGGGTAGTGTCGCATCAGCGCGATCCAGGCGTCCCTGCCGCTCATGCAGCTCTCCCTTCGGCGCGTGCCGCGGCGAGGCAGGCCGCGATGCATGTGTCGAGACGTTCCGCCGCGCGCGCGATGCTGCGGGTCTCCAGGATCTCCGCCCGTCCGGCTTCTGCAAGCTTCCGGCGCAGACCGGGGTTTCGGATCAACCCGGCGAGGCCTGCGGCGTAGCCGGCGTCCGTGTCCTCTGTCAGCCTGCCGGTATGGCCGTCGGCGATGACCGCCGAAGGACCGGGTCCGGCCAGTGCGACCGGCACGGCGCCCGCCGCCTGCGCTTCCAGGTAGACCATGCCATAGGCCTCGCCCACACCCGGCCAGGCCAGCAGGTCCGCTTCCAGGTAGTACCGCGGTAGCGCTTCCGGTTCCACGGCGCGCGCGAACCGCACGCGGGCCCCGAGGTCGTCGAACAGCGCCTCGACCTGCGCGCGGGCCGGTCCGTCGCCGGCGATGGTGAGGTGCCAGTCCTCCGCACCGAGCAGCCGCAGCGCCCCGGCCAGCCGCCGGTAGCTTGCGAGCTTCGCGCCCTCCCGCATCATGCCCACGGCCAGAAGCCGGGCGGGTTCTCCCTCCGGCCGTGCGGGGCGGTCCCCCAGGAAAGGCGCGGGGTCGACGAAGGCCGGAAAGACGTGCAGCCGGTCCTCCGGCACGACGCGGCCGAGGCACGCGCTGTCGAGCGGGGTCATCGCCAGCACCGCCGCCGCCTGCCGCAGGGCGGCAATGACGGCGGTTTCGGAGGGGGTCCAATGGTCGCGGAGGCGCTTGGGCGCGTGGCTCGCCTCCGCGACGATGTAGGGGATGTCCAGCGCCCGGGCGATGGCGGGGCCGGCCAGGTCCGGCGCGCGGTAGTACAGGTGGTAGGTCAGCCATACCGCGGGCCGCGGCGTGCGCCCGGCCCTGATGTCGGCCAGCACGCGCGCCGCCTCCGCCGCACCTGCTGCGGCCATGGCGGCCTGATCGCGCGGGTTGCCGTGCCGCAGCCAGGTGCGCAGATGGCTCGGCACCGTCGCGGTATGGCCGGCGCGTGCGAGGGCGGCGAGCAGCAGCCGCGCCATGGTCCGGTCGCCCGAGGGAACCGGATGGTCCGGGGACTTCATCGGGGCATGGAAGGCGACGTGCATCAGTGTCCCGCCGCGGCCCGCGCGGGCAGCGTTTCCGCGAACCGCCTCGCCAGCCGGTCGATCCCCCCCTGCATCGAGAAGTCCGTGCGCACCCGCGCCTCGCCTGCCGCGCCGAGGCGCCGGGCAAACGCCGGGTCGCCCAGCAGGCGGGCAAGCGCCGCCGAAAGCGCCTCCGGGTCGTCCGGCGGGACCAGAAGCCCCGTCTCTCCGTCGCGGACCAGTTCCGGTATGGCCGCAACCGCCGTTGCGACGACGGGCACCGCCTGGCTTTGGGCCTCCATCAGAACATTGGGCAGGCCGTCGCGGTCGCCGTCCGGCGCGATCCGGCTCGCAAGCACGAAGACGGTGGCCTCCCGCAGGCTCGCCAGCACTTGCGCCTGCGGCTGCGCTCCGCGCCAGGTGCAGCGCTCCGCGATGCCGAGGCGCTGGACCTGCGCCTTCAGCGGCTTCAGCAGTGGCCCCCCGCCGATGTGGACGAAGCGCCAGTCGAGCCCTTCGGGCAGGCGCGCCAGCGCATCCAGTACCGTGTCGAGGCCCTTCTTGGCGACGGCGCGGCCGACGCAGACGATTGTTGGCGGCGCTGCCGGCTGCCGGTCCGGGTGCACGCCGAACCGGGTGAGGTCCAGGCCGTGATAGACGAGGTCGACCGCATCCGGCCCGGGTGCGAGTGCGCGTAGCCGCTCCGCCCCGTAGGCCGTGCAGGTCGTGCCCCAGGAGGCATCCGCAAGCTTCTCCGCGATCTCCCAGTCGGGCGTCGTCCAGATGTCCTTTGCATGGGCCGAGTAGGACCAGGTCATACCGCGCATCATGGCCGCATAGCGCGCGACGGAGGCGGGCGTATGCAGGAAATGGACGTGCAGGTGCCGCACGTCGCCGGGAAGCTCCGCTGCGAGCACGCAGGCCTGCCCGAAGCGCCGGATGCGGTTGCGGGTGCGGTCGCGTGCAAGATCGCGGCGCCATACGCTGAGCGCCTTGCGCCATCCGGGCAGATAGCCCGCGGCGGCGACGCCCCTCAGCACGCGCAACGGCTCCTCGTGCAGGTATTCGGGCAGGTAAAGGACCGGGGCCTGGATCGCCTCGTGCACAGGGTGGATGGCGGGATCGGTCGGATGGCGCAGCGACACGATCCGCTGGTCCAGGCCGAGACGCTGCAACGCAAGGATTTCCTGCGCGATGAAGGTCTCCGACAGGCGCGGGTAGCCCTTGAGCACAACGGCGACGGCACCGCAGCCGTCGAGCCGGGGCGCGGGCATCGGCGCGGCGTTCCCGCTCGCGGCCCCGTCCGGTGCGGCTTCAGGTTTGACCGCGGCCCTACTCGCCATGGCCGGCGACCGAGCGCAGGCGTGCAGGTTTCGGACGCCGGCAGTCGAGCCAGGGTTCGATCAGGCGGTTCACGCTCTCGAAACCATCGAGCAATCCGGGCACGACGGTTTCCGACGGCCGCGGCTGATGCGGCAGCCGGGCCAGGGCCTCCGCCATTCGCGCCGGGTCGCGCTTCGGTCCGCCCGGTGTCTCCATCCGGCCCTCCAGCGGATCGACAAGCATGTCGACGAGACCCAGTTGCCGGGCCCGGTCGGCGCGGATGAACTGTTCGAGCCGTGGCGTCGTGCGCGGCACGATGAGCGCACGCTTGTCGAGGGTGAGGATCTCGCAGAACGTGTTGTAGCCGCCCATGGCCACGATCCCCACCGCATCGGCCAGCAGGTGTTCGATCCGGCTGTCGAAGGTGATCGCCTCGACATTGTCCAGCGCCTCGGCGCGGGCGAAGAACTCCTCCTGCCGGTCGGCCGCCATGAAGGGGCCCAGCACCAGCAGCGCGGGATGCGGAATCGCCGCGCCCGATTCATAGGCAGACAGGACCCAGTCGATCAGCCCCTCGCCGTCGCCGCCGCCGCCCGTGGTGACGAGCAGAAAGGGCTCGTTGGTGATCGCCGGGCGCGCCGTGGTCGAGATGTGCTCGGGCAGGGGGCGCGGAAGGTAGCCCGTGTAGACGATCCGCTGGCGCATTGCCGGCGAAAGGTTCAGGCCCTTCAGCGGCTCGTGGATCTGTGGCAGGCCATAGACCCAGATCTCGTCGTAGAAGGCTTCGAGCGCGGGAAGCGACTTCTTGCGCTCCCATTCCGGTGCGAGTACCGCAGGCTCGTCCAGCACATCGCGCACGCCGAGAACGATATGGGTGCCCCGCGCCTTCAGAAGCTTGAGCGTCGGCTCGACCTCGCCGCGCAGGCCGAGCGGTTCCTTGTCGACGATGAAGACGTCTGGGTCGAACACGTCCGCCGTGTGCTCGATGATCGACTGGCGCAGTGCCACCGTCTCGTCGATGTCGAGATGCAGCGACAGCGAGGTGTATTCGCCGTTCCTGAGCTTGATGACGCCGGGGATCCGCACGAAGTCGACGCGCGCGCGGAAATCGAAGCTGCCGATGATGGGGGAACCGGACAGGATCAGGACGGAGAGATTCTTGTGCCGCGAGACGAGGTCGTGCGCAATCGCACGGCACCGGCGCAGATGACCGAGGCCGAACGTGTCATGGCTGTAGATCAGTACACGCGACCCGGTTTCGGCCGAGGGCATATCTCTCCCCCAAGGATTGCCTTGGCTCTCTTTGATCGTACTATGGCACGCTTGGCATTGCGGATTCCATAGGTTCGCTCTGGTCCGCGTGTGCGAAGCATGGTTTTCTCGGCCGAGCGACCGGGGCGAGGGCAGCGCACGGCAATGGACGCCAACCTTTTCAGATATATCTGGCGCCATTCGCGGCTCGACCAGCTCGCCGTCCTCGTCCTCGTCCTCGTTTCGCTGCCCTTTTATTTCATTTCCCTCGACCTCCCCCGAAACATCGTCAACGAAGCGATCCAGGGCCAGGGTTTCGGTCCGAACGATCCGACGCAACCCTTCCTGTCGCTGTCATTGCCGCTGCCCGAGGCGCTGGGCGGGACGATCCAGCTGTTCGAGGGCGTTCCGCTGGAGCGCATGCCCTACCTCTTTGCGCTGAGCGGCATGTTCCTGCTGATGGTCTGCGTCAACGGCTGGTTCAAGTACCGCATCAACACGCACAAGGGCCGGATGGGCGAGCGGATGCTGCGCCGACTGCGCTTCGACCTGTTCGACCGTATCCTGCGCTTTCCGACCCCGCATTTCCGGAAGGTGAAGCAGGCCGAGCTCGCCACCATGATCAAGGACGAGGTGGAGCCGCTCGGCGGCTTCATCGGCGAGGCGTTCGCCCAGCCCATCTTCCAGGGCGGCATGGCGCTGACCGGAATGACCTTCATCCTTCTTCAGAGCTTCTGGCTGGGCCTGGTCGCGGCTGCCATCGTCGGCATCCAGGCCTTCATCATTCCGCGTCTGCGGGCCCCTATCCGCATGCTGGGCCGCCAGCGGCAGCTTGAGACGCGCCACCTCGCAGGCCGCATCGCGGAGATCGTCGACGGTGTCGTCGAGGTGCACACGAACGATACGTCCGCCTGGGAGCGGGCGGAGATCACGCACCGGCTGGGGCGCATCTTCTGGATCCGCTACGAGATCTACCAGCGCAAGTTCTTCGTGAAGTTCCTCAACAACTTCCTGGCGCAGGTCACGCCCTTCCTGTTCTACGCGATCGGCGGCTATTTCGCGATCCGCGGTCAGCTCGACGTCGGCCAGCTCGTCGCGGTTCTCGTCGCCTACAAGGACTTGCCGCCGCCGATCAAGGAGCTGATCGACTGGGACCAGCAGCGCCTCGACAGCCAGGTCAAGTACGAGCAGGTGGTCGAGCAGTTCGACGCCGCCATCGCCGACGCAGAGCTTCAGGATCCGTCGCGCCAGCGCGACACGCCGCTCGAAGGTCATGTCACCCTGACCCGCGTGACCGCGGCGGACGATTCGATGGACAAGGTGCTCGACGGCATCTCCGTCGATCTGCCGCTCGATGCGGCCGTGGCCGTCGTGGGGACGGGCTCCGGTCCCCGCGCGTTCGCACAGGCCGTCGTCCGGCTTCAGCCGCTGCTGTCCGGCCACATCGAGATCGCGGGCGAGCCGCTTGCCCGCCTGCCCGAAGCCGTGCTCGGCCGCCGCGTCGCGTATGTCGCGCAGGACGCCTTCCTGTTTCCGGGGACGCTCCGCGACAATCTGCTCTACGCGCTGCGTCACCGGTTCCTCGGCGCCGAGCCTCCGAGTCACGAATGGAAGGCGGAGAAGGCCGAGGCGCGCCGGGCCGGCAATGCGCCCCTGCCGGTCGAGGGCGACTGGATCGACCTTGCCGAGGCCGGCGTCGACAGCATGGATGCGCTGACCGACCGGATCGTCGAGGTTCTGCAGACCGTCCAGATCGAGGCGGAGGTGTACCAGCTCGGGCTTCGCGGGCGACTGGAGGGCCGGCTGCAGGAGGATGCCGCCGAGGCGATCCTGCGCGTGCGGGCCGAGGTGCGGGCCGCCATCGATGCGGACGAGCGGCTGCGCGGGCTGGTCGAGCCATTCGATCCGGCGCGCTACACGCGCAACGCCACGATTGCGGAGAACCTTCTGTTCGGCGTGACACGCGACGCCGCCTTTGCACGCGGCGAGGACATCGACGTGCCGGAAGCGGCGGCGCTGCCCGGCAACCGCTATCTCCTGTCCGCCCTGCGCGCGCAAGGCCTGGAGGACGATCTGGTCCGCGTGGGCGAGCGGATCGCCGAAACCATGGTCGAGATCTTTGCCGGCCTGCCGCCGGGCGATCCCTTCTTCGAGCAGTTCAGCTTCATCGCCGCCGAGGATCTCCCGGTATTCGAGCAGATCCTGGTGCGCGTGCGCCGCGACGGCATGGCGAGCCTGCCCGAGGAATCGCGCCTGCGCCTGCTGTTCCTGTCTTTCGATTATATCGAGCCGCGCCACCGCCTCGGCCTGCTCGACGACGACCTGCGCGGCCGCATCGTCAGGGCGCGCCACGCAGTGCACGCCGAGTTGCCCGAGGACCTGCGCGGCGCGATCGAGGTCTACGACCCCGACCGCTATACCCAGGCTGCGAGCCTGATGGACAACATCCTGTTCGGGCGCGTCACGCACGGGCAGAGCGAGGCGCGGCCGCGCATCGATGCACTCGTTTCCGAGATACTGGAGCGGGAAGGTGTCCGCCGGATCATCGTGGAGGCGGGGCTGGAGACGGAGGCAGGCTACGGCGGCCGCCGCCTGCCCGCCCACCAGCGCCAGCGGCTCGCGCTGGCCCGCGCCCTGCTCCGCCAGCCCGATCTTCTGATCGTGGACGATGCGCTGGCGGTGGTCGACGCGCGTGTCGAGCGGGAGATCCTGCGGAATGTTCTCGAGTCCCGAAAGGGCAGGGGTACCATCGTCGTGCTCGGGCGTGTCGATCGCGTGCGGCTGTTCGACCTCGCGCTCGTGTTCGATGGATGCGACCTGGCCGCCTGCGGGCCGGTGGACGCGCTTGCCGCGGAAGGGCCTCTTGCAACGCTGCTTGGGGGCCGCGGGAGCCAGGAGGAGAGTGACCCAGTGAGTGAGGAGGCAGCCGATGAGTCTCAATGAAGAGGTTGAAATCCTCAAGAAGATCCCGCTCTTCCAGAATTTCGAGCCCGCCAAGCTCAAGCTGCTGGCATTTGCCAGCGAGCGCATACATTTCGAGGCGGGTCAGACCGTTTGCCGGCAGGGCGATCCGGGGGATGCTGCCTATGTCATCATCTCGGGCGAGGCAGACATCCTCGTCGACGGGCCCGACGGGCCGATCCAGGTGGCCACCGTCCGCGATCACGGCTTCATCGGCGAGATAGCGATCCTGATCGACGTGCCCCGGACTGCGACAATCCGCGCGCATACGGAGCTTGTGGCACTGCAGATCAAGAAGGATCTTTTCTTTAGGATGGTGCGCGAATATCCGGGTGTCGCGGTCGAGGTCATGCGCGAACTTGCCCAGCGGCTCGAGCGCACGACCTCCGAGCTTACCCGCGTGCGTGGAGAGTTGAACCGGCTGACGGCAAACTGATCGTGCCGTCTGCTCTTGTACCGTTGAGGAGTATTAACGTATGCGTCGTCTTGCACACAATCTGATTGCGACGGCTGCAATCTTCGGGGCGCTTGCCGCGGTTCCGGTAAGCATGGCGGTGCCCGCCATTGCCCACGACTACACCGCCGGAACGCTGATGATCGACCATCCCTGGGCCCGTCCGGCCATTCCGAACCGCCCCGGCGTGGTGTTCCTGACCGTCAAGAATACCGGCGAGACGGCAGACCGCCTGATCGCGGCCAGCACGCCGGTTGCCGGAACCGTCGAGATTCACACGCACATCAAGGACGGCGACGTGATGCGCATGGTGCGGATCGAGGGGATCGACGTTCCTGCGGGCGGCATGGCTATGCTGCAGCCGGGTGGCGATCACCTGATGCTGTTCGACATCCCGGCGCCCTATGCCGTGGGCGACAGTTTCCCGATGACGCTGACCTTCGAGAAGGCCGGCGACGTCGCGGTCGAGGTGCAGGTCGAGATGGGCCAGGATGGTGCCGGCCACTCGATGCACAACATGCCGGCCCACGGCGGCCATGGTCAGGGCCACGGTGCGGCGAAGATGCCGATGAAGACGAACTGAGGCTTCGGGCAGTCAGAGGGAGAGGGTCGTCAGCACCGGGACATGGTCTGACGGCCGCTCCCATCCCCGTACCTGGCGAAGGATCTCGAAGCCCCTGAGCGCCGGTCCGAGGGACTGCGTCGTCCAGATGTGGTCGAGGCGGCGGCCGCGGTCGCTCTCGGCCCAGTCGCGCGCCCGGTACGACCACCAGGTGTAAAGCTTCTCCGGGTCGGGCCGGTAGTGCCGCGCAACGTCGATCCAGTCGAGTGTCGTCCGCAGTGTTTCCAGCTTTCCGGTCTCCACGGGCGTATGGCTGACCACGTCGAGCAGCGCCTTGTGCGACCAGACGTCATGCTCGCCCGGGGCGACGTTGAGATCGCCCACAAGGATCATGTCGCCGTGGGCCTCCCCCGACGCCGGGTCGTACCAGCCCGTCATGCCGTCGAGGTATCCCAGCTTGTGCGCGAACTTG
This is a stretch of genomic DNA from Futiania mangrovi. It encodes these proteins:
- a CDS encoding polysaccharide deacetylase family protein — protein: MTDPRLARALQDAARSGGVALWWRDDDAARGSGALDRLLALARRYGLPVVLAVIPDRVDDSLAEALAEAQGVAVAVHGIAHANRAAAGQKKQELVAADDSAAQPLLAALKNARHVLARRFPGRALPLLVPPWNRIDAPVVQGLRWAGFAALSTFGTRAEAAGTGLYQLNPEVDLMDWRRREGRPYPDVAAALADAIDARVTGRLPGPVGLLTHHLQHDETAWATLEAVLADTAAAAGVSWPAPDALFARLAA
- a CDS encoding glycosyltransferase family protein produces the protein MTGRVLIYVQHLLGTGHYVRAAALAEAMTDIGLSVTFVAGGLPVVGHGVRCARFVQLPPARATGADFKGLADEEGRDIDDAWKQRRTAALLDTLEETRPDIVITELFPFGRHKMRFELEPFVERIHAMRPRPLLVSSVRDILIPSPKPLRIEQSIETARTFFDAVLVHGVESISPLEASYPAAAEVRDLLTYTGYVAREGMPETQDGADEIVVAAGGGAMGQALFEAALGAHALGAGSNRVWRFLTGTNAEPAWQAGFAARAARQPGTIVETARADYRGLLANAALSVSQAGYNTMMDLLATGVRAVIVPFAGGKESEQAARAEIFEQAGLVTVVHEKGIEAADLARAIDGALAGPPPPKVDARLDGAEVTARWVRDRIGSARDS
- a CDS encoding histidine phosphatase family protein, coding for MSGRDAWIALMRHYPTAWNDRNLIQGRQNVPLTPASTAALRSLQLPARIAAAERCLASPLARAVETASLLWPGHIETDPRLIETDWGAWEGKRLADLRAADPEGMKAAEARGLDLSPPGGERPRAVMGRLSGLLAELGAARATAFVVTHKGVLRAALALASGWDMTQKAPVRLERGTVHLFRLEADGAISLVEANIPLEPRQPA
- a CDS encoding glycosyltransferase family 4 protein gives rise to the protein MHVAFHAPMKSPDHPVPSGDRTMARLLLAALARAGHTATVPSHLRTWLRHGNPRDQAAMAAAGAAEAARVLADIRAGRTPRPAVWLTYHLYYRAPDLAGPAIARALDIPYIVAEASHAPKRLRDHWTPSETAVIAALRQAAAVLAMTPLDSACLGRVVPEDRLHVFPAFVDPAPFLGDRPARPEGEPARLLAVGMMREGAKLASYRRLAGALRLLGAEDWHLTIAGDGPARAQVEALFDDLGARVRFARAVEPEALPRYYLEADLLAWPGVGEAYGMVYLEAQAAGAVPVALAGPGPSAVIADGHTGRLTEDTDAGYAAGLAGLIRNPGLRRKLAEAGRAEILETRSIARAAERLDTCIAACLAAARAEGRAA
- a CDS encoding glycosyltransferase, with amino-acid sequence MPAPRLDGCGAVAVVLKGYPRLSETFIAQEILALQRLGLDQRIVSLRHPTDPAIHPVHEAIQAPVLYLPEYLHEEPLRVLRGVAAAGYLPGWRKALSVWRRDLARDRTRNRIRRFGQACVLAAELPGDVRHLHVHFLHTPASVARYAAMMRGMTWSYSAHAKDIWTTPDWEIAEKLADASWGTTCTAYGAERLRALAPGPDAVDLVYHGLDLTRFGVHPDRQPAAPPTIVCVGRAVAKKGLDTVLDALARLPEGLDWRFVHIGGGPLLKPLKAQVQRLGIAERCTWRGAQPQAQVLASLREATVFVLASRIAPDGDRDGLPNVLMEAQSQAVPVVATAVAAIPELVRDGETGLLVPPDDPEALSAALARLLGDPAFARRLGAAGEARVRTDFSMQGGIDRLARRFAETLPARAAAGH
- a CDS encoding glycosyltransferase family protein; the protein is MPSAETGSRVLIYSHDTFGLGHLRRCRAIAHDLVSRHKNLSVLILSGSPIIGSFDFRARVDFVRIPGVIKLRNGEYTSLSLHLDIDETVALRQSIIEHTADVFDPDVFIVDKEPLGLRGEVEPTLKLLKARGTHIVLGVRDVLDEPAVLAPEWERKKSLPALEAFYDEIWVYGLPQIHEPLKGLNLSPAMRQRIVYTGYLPRPLPEHISTTARPAITNEPFLLVTTGGGGDGEGLIDWVLSAYESGAAIPHPALLVLGPFMAADRQEEFFARAEALDNVEAITFDSRIEHLLADAVGIVAMGGYNTFCEILTLDKRALIVPRTTPRLEQFIRADRARQLGLVDMLVDPLEGRMETPGGPKRDPARMAEALARLPHQPRPSETVVPGLLDGFESVNRLIEPWLDCRRPKPARLRSVAGHGE
- a CDS encoding ABC transporter transmembrane domain-containing protein, which encodes MDANLFRYIWRHSRLDQLAVLVLVLVSLPFYFISLDLPRNIVNEAIQGQGFGPNDPTQPFLSLSLPLPEALGGTIQLFEGVPLERMPYLFALSGMFLLMVCVNGWFKYRINTHKGRMGERMLRRLRFDLFDRILRFPTPHFRKVKQAELATMIKDEVEPLGGFIGEAFAQPIFQGGMALTGMTFILLQSFWLGLVAAAIVGIQAFIIPRLRAPIRMLGRQRQLETRHLAGRIAEIVDGVVEVHTNDTSAWERAEITHRLGRIFWIRYEIYQRKFFVKFLNNFLAQVTPFLFYAIGGYFAIRGQLDVGQLVAVLVAYKDLPPPIKELIDWDQQRLDSQVKYEQVVEQFDAAIADAELQDPSRQRDTPLEGHVTLTRVTAADDSMDKVLDGISVDLPLDAAVAVVGTGSGPRAFAQAVVRLQPLLSGHIEIAGEPLARLPEAVLGRRVAYVAQDAFLFPGTLRDNLLYALRHRFLGAEPPSHEWKAEKAEARRAGNAPLPVEGDWIDLAEAGVDSMDALTDRIVEVLQTVQIEAEVYQLGLRGRLEGRLQEDAAEAILRVRAEVRAAIDADERLRGLVEPFDPARYTRNATIAENLLFGVTRDAAFARGEDIDVPEAAALPGNRYLLSALRAQGLEDDLVRVGERIAETMVEIFAGLPPGDPFFEQFSFIAAEDLPVFEQILVRVRRDGMASLPEESRLRLLFLSFDYIEPRHRLGLLDDDLRGRIVRARHAVHAELPEDLRGAIEVYDPDRYTQAASLMDNILFGRVTHGQSEARPRIDALVSEILEREGVRRIIVEAGLETEAGYGGRRLPAHQRQRLALARALLRQPDLLIVDDALAVVDARVEREILRNVLESRKGRGTIVVLGRVDRVRLFDLALVFDGCDLAACGPVDALAAEGPLATLLGGRGSQEESDPVSEEAADESQ
- a CDS encoding cyclic nucleotide-binding domain-containing protein; the protein is MSLNEEVEILKKIPLFQNFEPAKLKLLAFASERIHFEAGQTVCRQGDPGDAAYVIISGEADILVDGPDGPIQVATVRDHGFIGEIAILIDVPRTATIRAHTELVALQIKKDLFFRMVREYPGVAVEVMRELAQRLERTTSELTRVRGELNRLTAN
- a CDS encoding copper chaperone PCu(A)C encodes the protein MRRLAHNLIATAAIFGALAAVPVSMAVPAIAHDYTAGTLMIDHPWARPAIPNRPGVVFLTVKNTGETADRLIAASTPVAGTVEIHTHIKDGDVMRMVRIEGIDVPAGGMAMLQPGGDHLMLFDIPAPYAVGDSFPMTLTFEKAGDVAVEVQVEMGQDGAGHSMHNMPAHGGHGQGHGAAKMPMKTN
- a CDS encoding exodeoxyribonuclease III, which translates into the protein MPLTLATWNINSVRLRLPQIARLLQERPIDVLCLQETKVSDEKFPRAELAALGLRHQVIHGAKGHHGVAICSRIPLEDAGRRLFHDHDGPRHVAARIDGITLHNYYVPAGGDVPDPAVNDKFAHKLGYLDGMTGWYDPASGEAHGDMILVGDLNVAPGEHDVWSHKALLDVVSHTPVETGKLETLRTTLDWIDVARHYRPDPEKLYTWWSYRARDWAESDRGRRLDHIWTTQSLGPALRGFEILRQVRGWERPSDHVPVLTTLSL